The following proteins are encoded in a genomic region of Nicotiana sylvestris chromosome 4, ASM39365v2, whole genome shotgun sequence:
- the LOC138889926 gene encoding uncharacterized protein: MGQYYPVSAKLRFSCTNNMAEYEACILRLNITAEMIIQELLMIGDSNLLVHQVQGEWATKNSKIFPYLHHVQELRKRFTKVEFQHVPRIHNEFANALATLSSMIQHPDKNYIDPIPVRIHNQLAYCAHVEEEADGKPWFHDIKEYLSKGEYPEHANHTQKFTL, encoded by the coding sequence ATGGGTCAGTATTATccagtatctgctaaactcagattttcctgcaccaacaacatggcagagtatgaagcctgcatattaAGGCTCAATATAACAGCTGAAATGATTATTCAGGAGCTGCTGATGATCGGTGATTCAAATTTACTAGTGCACcaagtacaaggagagtgggccaccaagaattccaagatatttccatatctgcaccatgtgcaggaattgagaaagagattcacaaaggtagaattccaacatgtgcccagaattcacaATGAATTTGCCaacgcattggccactttgtcatccatgatacaacatccagataagaactacattgatcctattccggtaagGATCCACAATCAGCTGGcatactgtgctcatgtcgaggaagaagcagatggaaagccttggttccatgatatcaaagaatacttatcaaaaggagaatacccagagcatgcaaatcacactcagaaattCACGCTCTAA